Sequence from the Amycolatopsis sp. NBC_00345 genome:
GGCGCCGGCGCGCCCGGTAGACCGAGATCTCCGCTTCACGCTTGGCCGAGTCCGCCGGCTCCTCGTAGTGCCGGAGCCAGGAGGTCTCGTCGAACTGGTCGAATTCGGCACCGAGGTCCCACGGCTGCCCGGATTCCTCGCACAGGGTCAGGTCGACGGCGCCCCCGGTCGAGTGCGGCGGCGGGAGCGTCCGGAACGACTCCTCGGATTCCGGCGGCGGGGCCAGGTAGCGTTCGACCACCGCCTCACGACCGGCTTCGGGCAGGCTGGCCCGGAACGCCTCGACGACGTCGCGCTGGGTCTCCAGCCGCCGCAGGCCGTCCCAGAGCAGCAGGTGAACTCCCGCCGGCAAACCGGCCGCGGCCCGGTGCAGCCCCGCCAGGACCCGGCCGCGCAGCTTGATCTCGTCGGGCGCGCTGGCGATCCCCGCCGCGTGGTACGCCGGGGCGAGGTGGATCCGGCCGGACGCGACCACGTCCACGATCTCGTCCCCGGACTCCTCGATGAGGATTTCTTCGACGATCAACGGGGAAACGACCGGGGGAATGGCTCGTTCGGCCTGCCGTTGCGGTGCCGTGCGCATAACGTCTTTCCTTCACGTCGGATCGGTCAGTCGAACCACGCGTGCGCGAAGCTCGCGGCGAGCTGCTCGGGCACTTCGACCGCCACCGGCGCGCGAAGCCCCTCGCAGCCGACGAAATAGTTCCAGGCGTAGGCCCCGACGTTCGGCAGCAGCAGCAGCTGCCCGGTGGTGAGCGGGGCCAGGCTGGTGGACCTCGTGACCACGTCGAACGAGTCCATGACAGGACCGACGAGCGCGGCCGGCGTCGCCACCGCGCTCGATCGTCCCGCCTGCACCACCGGCCCGGCATCACTGTCGTCGATGAAACAGGACTCGAACAGGCCCGCGTAGGCACTCGCGTCGACGTAGACCAGGCGACGGCCCGCGACCCGGCGATCGGCGACGACGCGGGTGAGCACGGCCATGGTCGATTCGCTGAGGTACCGCCCCGGCTCGCACAGGACGGCCTGGTCCGGGCCGAAGTGCTGCCGCGCCGCGTCGCCGATCCGGCGGAAGTACTCCGGGTTCTGCTGGAAGAAACGGCGCTGGGCGCCGGGGAATCCGCCGCCGATGTTCATCGTCGGCACGCTGATCCCGTCGCGGCCGAGCTGTTCGGACAGCCGGGCCAGGTGCTCGATCGCCCGCCGGAACGGGACGGCCTCGGCCATCCCCTCCCCCGCGGTGCCGACGAAAAACGACAGCGCCTCGATCTCCATCCCCGAGACGACGGCTTTCCCGGCCAGCTCACGGAGCACCTCGTGGGTGCCGCCGAAGCGGATGAGCGAGCGCGGCGACTGCCCGATGTCGGGCGGCAGCAGCCGCAAGGTCACCTTGAGCGGAACGCCGGCCGACTTCAGCACCTCCAGTCCCCGCGGATCGTCGAGGACGAACCTGCTCACCCCGCAGGCGACCGCCGCCTGGACGGTCTCCGCCGTCGTCACCGGATGCGCGAACGCGATCCTGGACGGCGAGACGCCCTGGTCGAGCAGCAGCCGGAGGTGGTCGAGGTTGGTGACGTTGAATTCGTCGACGGCGCCGGCCATGACGCGGACCATGGCCGGATGCGCGTTGGCCTTCAGCGCGAAGGAGATGCGGCCGCCGAGCTGCTCGCGGATCCGGGCCACCGCGTCCGCGAGCACTCCGGGTGTCATCAGCAATGCGGGCGTCGGGAGGTCCTCCGCGCGCGCCCAGTCGAGGACGTCGTCGACGGCTTCCCGCGTCAACATGGGGTGGCTCCCCCGCCGCCGGCCTCTTTGCCCCGCAACAGGTATCCCAGTTCGAGGCCGGTCGAGTCCACGGCCGGGTCCGTGGTGACGAAGGCGGCGACGCCCAGGCCGGCCCGGTCGAACAGCTCGTCCCAGTACACCTTCTTTTCGAGCTGCTGCTCGGTGAAGGAGTGGATCAGGTAGTACGGGTTCCAGAAGTTCGTCGCGAGCCCGTGCCGCATCACCGCCGGGTTCTCGATCTCGTGGGCGACTTCGATCACCACGATGTTGATCTCCGGGAAGGTCTTCACGACCCCCCGCAGCAGGTCGAGGACCGCCCCTTCGCCTTCCTGCGCCAGGATTTCGTGCAGCACGAAGCCGAGCACGATCAGGTCGGGTGCGCAGCCCTCGGGCGGATCGGCCAGGAAGTCCGTGGCCGAGCTGTTGATCAGGCGGATCCGGTCCACGGTGTCCGACGAGCCGACCAGCTTGATCGCTTCCTCGTAGCCGCCCCGGCTCGGTTCGACGCCCCACGCGGACAGCCCGGGCATCGCCCGGCAGAAGTCGACGAGGTAAAGGCCGTTTCCACAGCCGAGGTCGAGCAGCTCCCGGGCTTCGACGCCCGCGTCCGCCATCAGCTGCCGGGTCATCGGCATACCGTCGTACCGGCTGACCTCACAGCTGCCCAGGCCGACATAACCGCCCTCGCGAGAACAACTCGGCGCGCCGCGCGTGAGGGCGGCTCCCATCTGGCTGAGGGTGCCGGTGTAGCCGCCGATCATCATCGTGTACCAGCCACGGAATTCCCCGTAGCCAAGGCCCTTGGGGGTGAGGCGTACCGTCTCGCCGTCGAACCGGGTCACCCCTTCGTTCGCCAGGTAACGCAGGAATCCGGTCAGCCGCACCAGGTCCATCGACAGGTCGTCGGCCAGAGTCTGCACGGCCAGGCCGTCTTCCTGCTCCGCCAGCCGGTCGAACAGCCCTGTGGTGAACAGGTGGTGCAGGGCGCCGGCCAGGA
This genomic interval carries:
- a CDS encoding M15 family metallopeptidase, which codes for MRTAPQRQAERAIPPVVSPLIVEEILIEESGDEIVDVVASGRIHLAPAYHAAGIASAPDEIKLRGRVLAGLHRAAAGLPAGVHLLLWDGLRRLETQRDVVEAFRASLPEAGREAVVERYLAPPPESEESFRTLPPPHSTGGAVDLTLCEESGQPWDLGAEFDQFDETSWLRHYEEPADSAKREAEISVYRARRRLLYWAMIDAGFSPYPWEFWHFELGTMVAQAHYGRPVAEYGPAVPWFDPEGQPAGR